In Armatimonadota bacterium, a single genomic region encodes these proteins:
- a CDS encoding aspartate kinase, producing MSRVRVMKFGGTSVATPEARMTSALRVISAKEKGIQPVVVVSAIGRKGQPYATDTFINLLREIDPDVEPDPRELDLLIACGEILSSVIFAHTLKTLGHKAMAFRGGQAGIRTDGVFGNARIVSINPTALVRCIEQGGIPVVCGFQGVYSEDRALPGGELTTLGRGGSDTTGSALGAALKAEAVEIYTDVDGVKTADPDAVKGAPTLRQVTYDEVAEIAHLGAKVVHPRAAEIAMNYNIPLWVKNTFSDDPGTEIVSKDKFPGRRVTGVTHTGKLVYMQFDLSTSDASHRSILESSIYETMERYGVQLFMLNVNPESTGFAVPREQYPIVEDVLDGLVIPAGDGDARKVYVFQLGNATPEVETQVKLLASLGEVRRIRADLTEGCTVVSLVGQDYMQQPGVFLDVLSTLDEGQVSVLQTSDSDYSLSMLVPEAETMRAVRILHEKFKLHEVV from the coding sequence ATGAGCCGCGTTCGCGTCATGAAGTTCGGCGGCACTAGCGTCGCGACTCCCGAAGCACGAATGACCTCGGCACTAAGGGTCATCAGTGCCAAAGAGAAGGGAATCCAGCCTGTCGTCGTCGTGAGCGCGATTGGTCGCAAGGGCCAACCCTATGCCACAGATACCTTCATTAACCTTCTGAGAGAGATCGACCCTGACGTCGAGCCGGATCCACGCGAACTCGACCTCTTGATCGCCTGCGGCGAAATCCTGTCGTCGGTCATCTTCGCCCACACGCTCAAAACTCTTGGCCATAAAGCGATGGCGTTTCGAGGCGGACAGGCTGGCATCCGAACGGACGGTGTTTTCGGTAACGCCCGAATCGTGAGCATCAACCCCACCGCGCTTGTACGTTGCATCGAACAAGGCGGAATCCCGGTTGTATGCGGCTTCCAAGGCGTTTACTCCGAAGATCGAGCCCTTCCTGGAGGCGAGCTCACTACCCTTGGGCGAGGCGGCTCGGATACTACCGGCTCCGCACTTGGAGCGGCTCTCAAGGCAGAGGCAGTCGAAATCTATACCGATGTGGACGGAGTCAAGACTGCTGACCCTGACGCAGTGAAAGGTGCCCCAACCCTTCGTCAAGTGACCTACGACGAAGTCGCCGAAATCGCCCACCTTGGCGCAAAAGTCGTTCATCCTCGTGCCGCCGAAATCGCGATGAACTACAACATCCCGCTCTGGGTCAAGAACACCTTTAGCGACGACCCTGGAACTGAGATTGTCAGCAAGGATAAGTTCCCAGGTCGTCGCGTGACCGGTGTCACCCACACCGGAAAACTGGTCTACATGCAGTTTGATCTGAGCACCAGCGACGCATCTCATCGAAGCATCCTGGAATCGAGCATCTACGAGACAATGGAGCGCTACGGTGTCCAGCTCTTCATGCTGAACGTCAACCCAGAGTCGACGGGATTTGCGGTACCTAGAGAGCAATATCCGATTGTCGAAGACGTGTTGGATGGGCTAGTCATTCCGGCCGGCGACGGTGATGCCAGAAAGGTCTATGTTTTCCAACTCGGAAACGCCACGCCGGAAGTCGAAACTCAGGTCAAACTTCTCGCTTCGCTTGGCGAAGTCAGACGCATCAGGGCCGATCTTACCGAGGGTTGTACGGTTGTCAGCCTCGTAGGACAAGATTATATGCAGCAACCCGGCGTCTTTCTGGACGTGCTTAGCACGCTCGATGAAGGGCAGGTCAGTGTGCTTCAGACCAGCGACTCGGACTACTCTCTCTCAATGCTGGTTCCCGAAGCCGAAACAATGCGCGCGGTGAGAATTCTACACGAGAAGTTTAAGCTCCACGAAGTGGTCTAG
- a CDS encoding type II secretion system protein, whose protein sequence is MHRKRGLTITEIAISTAVIGTATVVAVPKFVNATYRAKESALKMELKNFRKAVDQFYIDTGGYPDELKDLLRENPPKSLWLRAKEKPWMKSMEWHGPYMAYGEGQLIEPKDPVSDQPFLTKRGETGRLQVFSSAAGKDTEGKSFTSY, encoded by the coding sequence ATGCATCGCAAGCGAGGACTCACCATCACCGAGATTGCGATTTCGACTGCGGTCATAGGGACGGCAACAGTCGTCGCAGTGCCAAAGTTCGTCAACGCCACTTATCGAGCCAAGGAATCGGCTCTGAAGATGGAGCTCAAGAATTTTCGAAAAGCCGTGGATCAGTTCTACATCGACACAGGAGGCTATCCCGATGAGCTGAAAGACCTACTGCGTGAAAATCCCCCCAAATCTCTCTGGCTCCGAGCGAAAGAGAAGCCATGGATGAAGTCGATGGAGTGGCATGGACCCTACATGGCTTACGGGGAAGGACAGCTGATCGAGCCGAAGGACCCGGTCAGCGATCAACCATTCTTGACGAAGCGCGGAGAGACCGGTCGACTACAGGTTTTCAGCTCCGCAGCCGGAAAAGACACCGAAGGGAAGTCGTTCACGTCCTACTAA